One window from the genome of Pyrus communis chromosome 16, drPyrComm1.1, whole genome shotgun sequence encodes:
- the LOC137720282 gene encoding ribonucleoside-diphosphate reductase large subunit, with amino-acid sequence MYVVKRDGRQEAVHFDKITARLKKLSYGLSTDHCDPVLVAQKVCAGVYKGVTTSQLDELAAETAAAMTANHPDYACLAARIVVSNLHKNTMKSFSETIKMMYNHVSERSGLKAPLIADDVYEIIMKNAACLDSEIIYDRDFDYDYFGFKTLERSYLLKVQGKVVERPQHMLMRVSVGIHKDDIDSVIRTYHLMSQRWFTHASPTLFNSGTPRPQLSSCFLVCLKDDSIEGIYDTLKECAVISKSAGGIGVSAHNIRATGSYIRGTNGTSNGIVPMLRVFNDTARYVDQGGGKRKGAFAVYLEPWHADIFEFLDLRKNHGKEEHRARDLFYALWVPDLFMERVQKDGNWSLFCPNESPGLSDCWGENFEQLYTRYEREGKAKKVVQAQQLWFEILKSQIETGTPYMLFKDTCNRKSNQQNLGTIKSSNLCTEVIEYTSPTETAVCNLASIALPRYVREMGVPVESHPSKLVGSRGSKNRYFDFDKLAEVTAIVTANLNKIIDVNYYPVDSAKTSNLRHRPIGIGVQGLADTFILLGLPFDSAEAQQLNKDIFETIYYHALKASSELAAKEGPYETYIGSPVSKGIVQPDMWGVTPTDRWDWVALRQMISKNGVRNSLLVAPMPTASTSQILGNNECFEPYTSNIYSRRVLSGEFVVVNKHLLHDLTEMGLWSPAIKNNIIYEDGSVQKIPEIPDDLKVIYRTVWEIKQRTLVDMAADRGCYIDQSQSLNIHMDQPNFGKLTSLHFYAWTKGLKTGMYYLRSRAAADAIKFTVDTTILKEKPEVAEDDVGTQKAQMVCSLTNREDCMACGS; translated from the exons ATGTACGTGGTTAAGAGAGATGGGCGGCAGGAGGCCGTGCATTTTGACAAGATTACGGCGCGCTTGAAGAAGCTCAGCTATGGCCTTAGCACCGACCACTGCGACCCGGTACTAGTGGCCCAGAAGGTCTGCGCTGGGGTCTACAAGGGCGTCACCACCAGCCAGCTTGATGAATTGGCCGCCGAGACTGCCGCTGCTATGACCGCCAACCACCCTGACTACGCCTGC TTGGCTGCTAGAATTGTAGTCTCGAATCTGCACAAGAACACTATGAAATCTTTTTCTGAGAC GATCAAAATGATGTACAACCATGTCAGCGAGAGATCTGGGCTCAAAGCCCCTCTGATAGCTGATGATGTATACGAAATCATCATGAAG AACGCGGCTTGTCTGGATAGTGAGATCATTTATGATCGGGACTTTGACTATGATTACTTTGGCTTCAAGACTCTTGAGAGGTCTTACCTGTTAAAGGTTCAAGGCAAAGTTGTAGAAAGGCCTCAACACATGCTAATGAGGGTTTCTGTTGGGATTCACAAGGACGATATTGATTCTGTTATCAGGACATATCATTTGATGTCTCAACGGTGGTTCACTCATGCTTCTCCCACCCTCTTCAATTCTGGAACCCCAAGACCTCAA TTGAGCAGCTGCTTCCTTGTTTGCTTGAAAGATGATAGCATTGAAGGCATTTATGATACCTTAAAAGAATGTGCTGTCATCAGCAAATCAGCTGGAGGAATTGGTGTCTCTGCCCACAACATTCGGGCTACGGGCAGTTATATTCGTGGAACAAATGGAACCTCCAATGGCATTGTTCCAATGTTGCGAGTTTTCAATGATACTGCTCGTTATGTTGATCAAGGAGGAGGCAAGCGGAAAG GTGCTTTTGCTGTGTACTTGGAGCCCTGGCATGCTGATATATTTGAATTTCTGGATTTAAGAAAAAATCATGGAAAG GAAGAACACCGAGCCCGTGATCTTTTTTATGCACTTTGGGTGCCTGATCTCTTCATGGAAAGAGTTCAAAAAGATGGAAATTGGTCATTGTTTTGTCCTAATGAGTCCCCAGGTTTGTCAGATTGCTGGGGTGAAAATTTTGAACAGCTGTACACCCGCTATGAAAGAGAG GGCAAGGCCAAAAAGGTTGTACAGGCACAGcaactttggtttgaaattcTTAAATCGCAGATAGAAACTGGAACACCGTATATGCTTTTTAAG GATACTTGTAATAGGAAAAGTAATCAACAAAATCTGGGAACCATAAAATCCTCAAACTTGTGTACTGAGGTAATTGAGTATACAAGTCCAACAGAAACTGCTGTATGTAATCTGGCATCCATTGCTCTACCGCGATATGTTAGGGAGATG GGCGTCCCTGTGGAGTCACATCCATCTAAGCTTGTTGGTAGCAGAGGTTCCAAAAATAGATATTTTGACTTTGACAAACTAGCAGAGGTCACTGCAATTGTGACTGCAAACCTCAACAAGATAATTGATGTCAATTACTATCCTGTTGATAGTGCAAAGACATCAAATTTGCGACATAGACCAATCGGAATTGGGGTTCAAGGTCTTGCTGATACCTTCATCTTGCTTGGCCTGCCCTTTGATTCAGCTGAG GCTCAGCAACTGAACAAGGACATATTTGAGACAATATATTATCATGCTCTCAAGGCTTCTTCCGAGTTAGCAGCAAAAGAAGGCCCGTATGAAACATATATTGGCAGTCCTGTGAGCAAG GGAATTGTTCAGCCAGACATGTGGGGTGTGACACCTACAGATCGATGGGATTGGGTTGCACTTAGGCAGATGATATCAAAGAATGGAGTCAGAAATTCACTTCTTGTAGCCCCAATGCCTACTGCTTCAACTAGCCAAATTTTGGGGAACAATGAGTGTTTTGAACCTTATACTTCGAATATCTACAGTCGCAGGGTTTTgag CGGTGAGTTTGTTGTGGTGAATAAACATCTTCTTCATGACTTAACTGAGATGGGTCTTTGGTCTCCTGCAATTAAGAATAATATCATCTATGAGGATGGCTCAGTTCAGAAAATTCCGGAAATCCCTGATGATCTGAAAGTCATTTACAG AACTGTTTGGGAGATCAAGCAAAGGACTTTGGTTGACATGGCTGCTGATAGGGGATGTTACATAGACCAGAGTCAAAGTCTTAATATACATATGGACCAACCCAACTTTGGGAAGCTTACTTCTTTACACTTCTATGCTTGGACAAAG GGTCTGAAAACAGGGATGTATTATCTGCGGTCTCGTGCAGCAGCTGACGCCATCAAGTTTACTGTCGATACTACAATTCTCAAA GAAAAGCCAGAGGTAGCAGAAGATGATGTTGGTACACAAAAAGCACAGATGGTATGCTCTCTGACAAACCGGGAAGATTGCATGGCCTGTGGAAGTTAG